A window of Pirellula sp. SH-Sr6A contains these coding sequences:
- a CDS encoding tetratricopeptide repeat protein, producing MNQPKKRKYVPAIGPQLKRLLYVLFAILSLLGANSLYLATITFLEWQSGHTYQNQFYLYMFLGHVVLGIIFLLPFLAFGIIHLVTARKRKNKRAIRVGYALFAISLVVLATGLLLVRIGDVFDLKHPATRSVVYWLHVLSPLVAIWLYWLHRLVGQKIKWRIGVAYGAAAVSFVAVMVSMHAQDPREWNKVGSIEGVKYFEPSLSRTSNGAFISAKVLDNDEYCLSCHADAYKHWEHSAHRFSSFNNPPYLVSVRETREVSMKRDGNVKAARWCAGCHDPVPFFSGAFDDPHFDDVNHPTSQAGITCTVCHAITNVNTTRGNADYTIEEPLQYPFTFTENPFLQWVNHQLIKAKPEFHKKTFLKDFHKSSEFCSTCHKVHLPYALNHYKEFLRGQNHYDSWLLSGVSGHGVRSFYYPPKAEKACANCHMGLVESNDFGAKDFAGEGKLSIHDHTFASGNSGLPFMRGYWDKVEAQHKKFLNGVVRVDIFGVKEEGKIDGKLHGPIRPEIPTLKRGENYLLESIIRTLKVGHEFTQGTVDSNEVWLEVTLESNGTIFGQSGELDSKGEVNPRSHFVNVFMLDRHGNRINRRNPQDIFTPLYNHQIPPGAGQVVHYSFQVPEDVQGPIKATVKLQYRKFDHEYMEIVHKRLAESTKPENRERDAGVNVSNSGLDTEGNYTNNLPILTLAQDTVTFPVEGLEPVSMEQKSEILVWQRWNDYGIGLFLEGKAELKQAEDAFKEVEQLGRFDGPVNLARVYLREGRIDEAADAIRRAVAFEDPKAPEWTIAWFSGLINREQGRLVEAEANFRAIVDQTTEERKSRGFDFSKDIEALNVLGRTLFDRAEQLRSESEEPNRKAMLHDAAKQFLRTLVIDSENVNAHYNLGLIYAQLGNKDLERKHKDLHLRFKPDDNAQGIAVGLAREKYPAANEAAESLVIYPLQKESE from the coding sequence ATGAATCAACCGAAAAAACGAAAGTACGTGCCGGCAATCGGTCCGCAGTTGAAGCGGTTGCTGTACGTGTTGTTTGCGATCCTTTCGTTGCTGGGAGCCAACTCCCTTTACTTGGCCACCATCACGTTTCTGGAATGGCAAAGCGGGCACACATATCAAAACCAGTTCTATCTCTACATGTTCCTTGGGCACGTCGTCCTAGGCATCATATTCCTCCTCCCCTTTTTGGCCTTCGGAATCATCCACCTCGTCACGGCCCGCAAGCGTAAGAACAAGCGCGCGATCCGGGTCGGTTATGCGCTCTTCGCCATCAGTCTCGTGGTCTTAGCCACGGGGCTTCTTTTGGTTCGGATCGGAGATGTATTTGATCTCAAGCATCCGGCGACGCGCTCCGTTGTCTATTGGTTGCACGTGCTGAGCCCGTTGGTTGCGATTTGGCTTTATTGGCTCCACCGATTGGTTGGGCAGAAGATCAAATGGAGGATCGGTGTTGCTTACGGTGCCGCCGCGGTTTCCTTTGTTGCGGTGATGGTTTCGATGCACGCGCAAGATCCCCGTGAATGGAACAAGGTCGGGTCGATCGAGGGGGTCAAGTATTTCGAACCATCTCTATCCCGCACATCCAACGGAGCATTTATTTCGGCCAAGGTGTTGGACAATGACGAATACTGCCTCTCCTGCCATGCCGACGCTTACAAACATTGGGAGCATAGCGCTCACCGTTTTAGTTCGTTCAACAACCCTCCCTATTTGGTTAGTGTCCGCGAGACCCGCGAAGTTTCGATGAAGCGGGATGGGAATGTCAAAGCCGCTCGATGGTGCGCGGGTTGCCATGATCCCGTTCCGTTCTTTAGCGGTGCGTTCGATGATCCTCATTTCGACGATGTGAATCACCCCACTTCGCAAGCTGGAATCACATGCACCGTTTGCCATGCGATCACCAACGTCAACACCACGCGAGGAAACGCAGACTACACGATCGAAGAACCTTTGCAGTATCCCTTCACGTTTACCGAAAACCCATTCCTGCAGTGGGTCAATCACCAGTTGATCAAAGCCAAACCGGAGTTTCACAAGAAGACCTTCTTGAAGGACTTTCACAAGTCATCCGAATTTTGTTCGACTTGCCACAAAGTTCACCTCCCTTACGCGTTGAACCACTACAAAGAATTCTTGCGAGGGCAGAATCATTACGACTCGTGGCTGCTAAGTGGTGTTTCAGGGCATGGAGTACGAAGCTTTTATTATCCGCCCAAAGCGGAGAAGGCCTGTGCGAATTGCCATATGGGACTCGTTGAGTCGAATGACTTTGGTGCGAAGGACTTCGCAGGGGAGGGAAAGCTGTCGATCCACGACCACACGTTTGCGTCCGGCAACTCGGGCCTTCCATTCATGCGCGGGTACTGGGACAAAGTCGAAGCGCAGCACAAGAAATTCCTCAATGGAGTCGTACGTGTCGATATCTTCGGGGTGAAAGAAGAAGGAAAGATCGACGGCAAGCTGCATGGTCCGATTCGACCTGAGATTCCTACGTTAAAGCGAGGGGAAAACTATCTCCTGGAATCGATCATCCGGACGTTGAAAGTAGGTCATGAATTCACGCAGGGGACCGTGGACTCGAACGAAGTATGGCTCGAAGTCACGCTGGAGAGTAACGGTACTATCTTCGGACAAAGCGGCGAACTGGATTCGAAGGGAGAAGTGAACCCTCGCTCCCACTTCGTCAATGTCTTTATGCTCGATCGACATGGCAATCGTATCAATCGCCGCAATCCGCAAGACATCTTCACCCCACTCTACAACCATCAAATCCCACCGGGAGCAGGACAAGTCGTCCATTACAGCTTCCAAGTGCCCGAGGATGTGCAAGGGCCGATCAAAGCGACGGTGAAACTGCAGTATCGCAAGTTCGATCACGAGTACATGGAAATCGTGCACAAGAGACTGGCTGAATCCACGAAACCGGAGAATCGAGAGCGTGACGCGGGAGTCAACGTATCGAATTCGGGATTGGATACCGAAGGAAACTACACCAATAACTTGCCGATCCTAACACTGGCTCAGGACACAGTCACCTTCCCTGTCGAGGGCTTGGAGCCTGTTTCGATGGAGCAAAAATCCGAGATCCTCGTTTGGCAACGCTGGAACGATTACGGCATCGGATTGTTCTTGGAGGGGAAAGCGGAATTGAAGCAAGCGGAGGATGCGTTCAAGGAAGTCGAGCAGCTTGGACGATTCGACGGCCCCGTGAATTTGGCGCGCGTTTACCTACGCGAGGGAAGAATCGATGAAGCGGCCGATGCCATCCGCCGAGCGGTCGCCTTCGAGGACCCCAAAGCACCGGAATGGACGATCGCTTGGTTCAGCGGTTTGATCAATCGCGAGCAAGGACGATTGGTTGAAGCGGAAGCCAACTTCCGAGCGATCGTCGATCAGACGACCGAGGAACGGAAGTCGCGTGGTTTCGATTTCAGCAAAGACATTGAAGCGTTGAACGTGCTGGGACGGACGCTTTTCGATCGCGCCGAGCAATTGCGATCGGAATCCGAGGAACCAAATCGCAAGGCGATGCTTCATGACGCTGCTAAGCAATTTCTACGAACCCTTGTCATCGATTCGGAAAACGTAAACGCCCATTACAATCTGGGTTTGATTTATGCACAGCTCGGGAACAAAGATCTGGAACGCAAACATAAAGATTTGCATCTTCGCTTCAAACCCGATGACAACGCGCAGGGAATTGCAGTCGGTTTGGCTCGAGAAAAATATCCTGCCGCCAACGAAGCAGCAGAGTCCCTGGTGATTTACCCATTGCAAAAAGAGTCTGAGTGA
- a CDS encoding DUF6702 family protein produces the protein MMMIGLACLIGDDQAVAHPYHICVGQMAWNSESKVWEVSLRLHPQDLERAMKQWRLASVKQPLSDSQLVELQKGCSAEDPEFEKTIPEFLQGEFYFLALPKDSRLTDAKERIETQDAKTPVSRMKWVGKETEKGWLWLHFEVTPPKLDPENPELWIVNKILIDVVDKQENSLVVRWSPTEKVSYQFKKGEMARHMAGVASRMPVN, from the coding sequence ATGATGATGATAGGCCTCGCATGCTTAATAGGTGACGATCAAGCTGTCGCCCATCCATATCATATCTGTGTGGGACAGATGGCATGGAACTCCGAATCGAAAGTTTGGGAAGTATCGTTGCGGCTCCACCCTCAGGATTTGGAGCGGGCCATGAAACAATGGCGGCTTGCGAGCGTCAAGCAGCCCCTGTCGGACAGCCAGCTAGTGGAGTTGCAGAAGGGCTGTAGCGCTGAGGATCCGGAGTTCGAGAAAACGATTCCAGAGTTCTTGCAAGGGGAGTTTTACTTCCTCGCCTTACCTAAGGATTCGAGACTCACCGATGCCAAGGAGCGTATCGAGACCCAAGATGCCAAAACACCCGTTTCTCGCATGAAGTGGGTTGGGAAAGAAACAGAGAAAGGTTGGCTTTGGCTCCATTTTGAAGTAACGCCACCCAAGCTGGATCCAGAGAATCCCGAGCTATGGATTGTCAACAAGATCTTGATAGATGTCGTGGACAAGCAAGAAAACTCGCTCGTAGTCCGCTGGTCACCCACAGAGAAGGTTTCCTATCAATTCAAAAAAGGTGAGATGGCACGCCACATGGCAGGGGTGGCAAGTCGCATGCCAGTGAATTAG
- a CDS encoding CRTAC1 family protein: MASSNSNNELENQESEQDDAVIARAFKGSAIVFAVLGLIGGGAYYYLSQKPKLKEEIVQETSLPDRREMPKVTVPNVPWTDITEASQLAGFEHISGATGEKLLPETMGSGCAFFDYDSDGDQDILLINSCAWPQDKKPDSPPATLKLFANDGKGVFTDVTSGSGLEVEVYGMGCAMGDFNNDGRVDLFLSCLGKDLLFRNDGSKFTDVTESAGVGGEPNAWSVSSGWFDYDKDGDLDLLVTHYVQWSRESDLAQEFRLVGGSERAYGRPQPFGGTFPSLFQNNGDGTFRDVSKEAGLHVLNPSTQVPMAKSLGLVFEDFDADGNLDFIVANDTVQNFLMHNTGNGKFEEIGALAGVAFDASGAARGAMGIDAAAFRNDASIGVAIGNFANEMSALYVSRSRNLQFYDAAVANGFGPATRLELTFGVLFFDFDLDGRLDIFQANGHLEEDIARVQASQHYEQPPQLFWNAGAQFSTEFIKCRESETGPDLHKPMVGRGAAYADIDGDGDLDVLVSSCGQKARLLRNDQKVGNHWLRVKLVGKKSNRDGIGATVEIRMGDERQMRRVSPTRSYLSQVELPVTFGLGAKTDIDRLTVTWPDGSVQELLRPAIDQLLTIEQNVP; the protein is encoded by the coding sequence ATGGCTTCGTCGAATAGCAATAATGAGTTGGAGAATCAGGAATCGGAGCAGGACGACGCTGTAATCGCGAGGGCCTTCAAAGGCTCCGCAATCGTCTTCGCAGTGCTCGGACTCATTGGGGGTGGTGCTTATTACTACCTTTCCCAAAAACCCAAACTCAAGGAAGAGATCGTTCAAGAAACATCCCTCCCCGATCGGCGAGAAATGCCCAAAGTCACGGTTCCTAATGTGCCATGGACGGATATCACCGAAGCTAGTCAACTAGCGGGGTTCGAGCATATCAGCGGCGCGACCGGTGAGAAGCTCTTGCCCGAAACGATGGGAAGCGGTTGCGCGTTCTTCGACTACGATTCCGATGGCGACCAAGATATTTTGTTGATCAACTCCTGCGCTTGGCCCCAGGATAAAAAACCAGACTCCCCCCCAGCCACCTTGAAGCTGTTTGCAAACGATGGAAAAGGGGTATTCACCGATGTCACTTCTGGCTCTGGATTGGAGGTCGAAGTCTACGGCATGGGCTGCGCGATGGGAGATTTCAACAATGACGGTCGAGTCGATTTGTTCCTCTCTTGCCTCGGTAAAGATCTGTTGTTTCGAAACGACGGCTCGAAGTTCACGGATGTCACCGAATCAGCGGGAGTAGGTGGCGAGCCAAATGCGTGGAGCGTCTCCAGCGGGTGGTTTGACTACGATAAAGACGGTGATCTCGATCTCCTGGTCACCCACTACGTGCAGTGGAGTCGCGAATCGGATCTGGCTCAAGAGTTCCGATTGGTAGGCGGTTCGGAACGAGCCTACGGCCGTCCCCAACCGTTCGGCGGTACATTCCCCTCCCTCTTCCAGAACAATGGCGACGGAACCTTCCGGGATGTATCGAAGGAAGCAGGTCTACATGTTCTCAATCCCTCGACCCAAGTTCCGATGGCCAAGTCGCTAGGGTTGGTGTTTGAAGACTTCGACGCCGACGGAAATTTGGACTTCATCGTCGCCAATGACACCGTCCAGAACTTTCTCATGCACAACACTGGGAATGGGAAGTTCGAAGAGATCGGTGCGTTAGCAGGTGTCGCCTTCGACGCCTCGGGTGCCGCGCGCGGTGCAATGGGAATCGATGCAGCGGCGTTTCGAAACGATGCTTCGATCGGCGTGGCTATTGGCAATTTTGCGAACGAGATGTCCGCCCTGTACGTCTCACGCTCTCGGAATCTCCAATTCTATGATGCTGCGGTTGCCAATGGTTTTGGACCTGCGACCCGTTTAGAGCTCACCTTTGGAGTTCTGTTTTTCGATTTTGATCTCGATGGCCGACTCGATATTTTCCAAGCCAACGGACACTTGGAAGAGGATATCGCACGCGTTCAAGCTAGCCAGCACTACGAGCAGCCTCCCCAGCTGTTTTGGAATGCAGGAGCTCAATTCAGCACGGAGTTCATCAAGTGCCGTGAAAGCGAAACCGGTCCCGACCTCCACAAGCCAATGGTAGGACGCGGCGCTGCCTATGCCGATATCGATGGCGACGGTGACCTCGATGTTCTCGTATCAAGTTGTGGTCAAAAAGCGAGACTGCTCCGAAACGATCAAAAGGTAGGAAATCATTGGCTCCGCGTGAAGCTCGTGGGTAAGAAATCCAATCGAGATGGAATCGGAGCCACCGTGGAAATTCGAATGGGAGATGAACGACAAATGCGTCGCGTCAGTCCTACCCGAAGCTACCTATCGCAAGTCGAGTTGCCTGTGACATTCGGATTGGGAGCCAAGACGGATATCGATCGGCTTACCGTCACTTGGCCTGACGGCTCGGTCCAAGAGTTACTTCGACCAGCCATCGACCAACTACTGACTATCGAACAAAACGTCCCTTAA